Genomic segment of Nostoc sp. TCL240-02:
ATCGCAGCAAAAGCTACAGTCCAACCTACAGCTATAACCACAGCAAAACTTACAACCACAACCACAGCCACAACCACAGCCTTAATCACGGAGCCTGTTATCTTTAGTTGCTCATAACCCACCCAAGACGAATACATAAGTAAGCTAATACCGATATACAGAATCCCCCCATATCCATAAGTTTGTAACAACAAACTCGCAACCGCACTTGCAGCATAAGTAATAAACCCAATTGTAAACACAGCTACTACTACAGTCATTAAAAACAGTCTAATTAAATCATCAGAGCGTATCTTTCGCTTTTCAATCGGTAAAGCAGCCGTCTGCACTTTCACTGTTAAAGTGTGAGTCGCTGGATAGGCATTACTATGCAATATAAGTTGACGTTTATACTGCTTATCCGCCATCAATTTACTCGTATCCACCTCAACCTGACACCGAGTATAATTCACATTAAATTGAGTAGGTGTCAGCGAAATCCAAGCATGATTATCTGGCGTATGCGGTGGGTCATGAGGATGGGGTGCAACTTCCCATCTACCTTGTAGTAAAGTATCTGATATGGGGTTCTCAATAGTAATACTTTGTGTTAGCTTTTCCCCCAATTTGTTTGCTTTGAACTCCAGCACTGTTTCACTGAAATCAACTTCAGGTAAACGAATAACATCAAGTGGCTTGAGTGCTTCTAAAGCTGATTGTGCATTAGAAAAACGGTTTTTATGTAGCGGTTGTACTATCTTTGTCAACCAACCCAGAAACCGTAGACTCAACTGAGGTAAAAGATGCTGAAACTTAATTAAATATGGATCTTCTCGATCTTGCAATTGATCTATTTTTGTTGATTTGATTCCTGTCAGTAAGCAAATCAACGTTGCACCCAAAGCATACAAGTCTGTAGCGTCTGTTGGTTTAAACATTTGCTCTGGCGGGATAAAGCCAGGAGTACCTCTAAATACACTACTTGCTGCAACTTCCTGGCTGCCAATACGAGCAAAACCAAAGTCAATTATATAGACATTGAGTTGCTCATCTACTAAAATGTTTTCCGGTTTGATATCTCGATGAATTATCGGCGGAATCCGATTTTGCAAATATACGAGAATTCCTAAAGCTTTAACTGCAATTTGCTTAATTTCCTCTGGTGCAAAGCTGCGGGTTTCTGCTAAAGATGGGGCATTGATATATTCTTGAACTAGACAAAAGCCATCAGGTCGATCAAAAGAACTCAGATAGTGGGGAATACCACGATGATTAAGTTCCTGTAGAAATTGAATTTCTTTTTCGTAAGCCTTAAACCCCGACCAACTCGAACCAGCTTGAGCAAAACAAAACTGCTTCACTACCACCTGTTCCCCTGTATCAACTTTTGATGCTAGCCAAGTAATCCTTCCTCCTTCCCGATTACGTCCCAATTCTCGCAAAACTTGATAGCCGTGTTCGCTGAAATCTGGATATGGATAGCTATTCATAAGTTCAAGGGCAATAAGTAAAATATCCCAAATCTTCTGTGTAGTACGCAAATACACTTAAATTAGCAGGGATAAATCAATTAATCAATATTTTTAACAATAGTTACAGGTGCGGCACATCTCTATCAAAATTTCTCCTGAAACTCTTCCCTCTACGTTCTCTGCGCCTCTGCGGTTAAAAATCTTTATTAACCACAGAGGCGCAGAGAGTATAGAGAAGAAAAAAGCGATTCGCGAATTCTATTCACCAAGGTTGAAGTCGCACATCGCGTCAGACAAATCTCTAACTCCTCAGCAAAAGCCGTAAAGCATACAGGCAAGTTATAATTCTCTTGCGGATCAACGTAACAAAAATTTATGAGTAACCCACTAGTACAAGCTTTTTTCGTAGGCAGAGCAGTAGCCGAAGTAGTTAATGAGCGTTTAGAGGTCGCCTTGACCGACGCTTTGAGCGATTTGGGCAAATTTGATGCAGAAGCTAGAGAGCAGTTACGCCAGTTTACAGAAGAAGTCCTAGAGCGGGCAAATCGGTCAGCAGAAGCAGCTAATTCTGATCAAGCTACAAGTAGTGGACAAACCAGTTCTGATTCAGGTGACTTGCAAGCAGATATTGATGAATTACGAGCAGAAATTGCCCTATTGCGAACAGAATTGCAACATTATCGCAGAACTTCTGCATAAATTTAGTCAGTGGTTATTAGTCATTGGTCCATTGGTCATTGGTCAAAAATTACTTACGAATGACAAATGACAAATGAGACTATAAGAAAAAACAGTTTAGGAATCAGAGTGTCTTCTCTCTCAAGTGATTCGGTTGCAAACCAACGGTACACAAAGGATATGGAACAAGGTTATTCAGATAAAGCATACCGTTGGAATCGGGAAAAATACTCTAGCAGACGGCGTTTTGTGGACATTTGGTCTTTTGTCTTGACCTTATTGTTCAAACTTTGGCTATACAACAAATCTTGGAGTTATCCGGGTGGCGTGAGTGATGTAAAGCAAGCTGCAAGACGCAAAACCCAAGCGGTTTGGATTCGCAATACCCTGCTGGATTTAGGCCCAACCTTCATCAAAGTTGGGCAACTATTTTCTACCCGTGCTGATATCTTCCCTGGTGAATATGTAGAAGAACTAGCCAAATTACAAGACAAAGTACCGGCATTTAGCTATGAGCAAGTAGAAGCGACCATTGAGAAAGAATTAGGCAAAAAAATTCCTGAACTTTTCCAGAATTTTGAACCAATTCCCTTAGCTGCTGCTAGCTTGGGGCAAGTACACAAAGCTGTACTGCATACTGGGGAATCAGTTGTAGTCAAGGTGCAACGTCCTGGATTGAAGAAGTTATTTGAAATAGATTTACAAATTCTCAAGGGAATTACCCGCTACTTTCAAAACCATCCCAAATGGGGACGGGGAAGAGATTGGTTAGGTATTTATGAAGAATGTTGTCGCATTCTTTGGGAAGAAATTGATTATCTTAACGAAGGTCGTAACGCTGATACTTTTCGCCGTAACTTTCGCGGCTATGATTGGGTGAATGTCCCAAGAGTATACTGGCGTTATGCTAGTTCCAGAGTACTGACTTTAGAATATCTCCCTGGAATTAAAATTAGCCAATACGAAGCTTTAGAAGCAGCCGGTTTGGATCGAAAGGCGATCGCTCGTCAAGGCGCTCAAGCCTACTTACTACAGTTACTCAATAGTGGTTTTTTCCACGCCGATCCTCACCCAGGCAATATTGCTATTAGTGCAAGTGGGGCTTTAATATTCTACGATTTCGGCATGATGGGGCGAATTAAATCCAACGTGCGCGAAGGACTGATGCAAACGCTGTTTGGTATCGCTCAAAAAGATGGCGATCGCGTTGTGCAATCTCTGATCGATTTAGGCGCGATCGCCCCAACTGATGATATGGGCCCAGTGCGGCGTTCCGTCCAGTACATGCTGGATCATTTCATGGATAAGCCGTTTGAAAATCAGTCCGTGGCGGCAATCAGTGACGACCTTTATGAAATAGCTTATAATCAGCCATTTAGATTTCCAGCAACCTTCACTTTTGTGATGCGAGCCTTTTCTACCCTAGAAGGAGTAGGCAAAGGTTTAGATCCAGAGTTTAACTTTATGGAAGTTGCCAAACCTTATGCAATGCAGCTTATGACCGATATGAATGGTTCTGAGGGGAATACCTTTATTAATGAATTAAGTCGTCAAGCAGCTCAGGTAAGTAGTACTGCTTTTGGTCTACCACGTAGATTAGAGGATACGCTAGAAAAGCTAGAACGCGGAGATATGCGCCTCCGCGTTCGGTCTATAGAAACTGAACGGCTATTGCGGAGGCAGAGCAGTATTCAGCTCTCAATGAGCTATGCTCTGTTAATCAGTGGTTTCACACTTTCAGCTACGATCTTAGTGGTTAGCAATCATGTCTGGTGGGCACTGCTGCCTGGTTTAATAGCACTAGGGATTTCAGTGATCCTGATCCGACTACTTTTGCGCCTTGACCGTTACGATCGTATGTATTAATTGTTGCAAAAAAAATTATGAAACTTAATTTCACGGGTTTTAGCGATCCGGGACTTATTCGTTCTAATAATCAGGATGCTTACTATGTCGATCCAGAAGGGCGGTTTTTTGTTGTTGCCGATGGAATGGGTGGCCATGCTGGAGGTGAAGAAGCTAGCCGCATAGCCACTTCAGAAATTCAGGCGTATTTGCTGGCAAATTGGGAATCTTCTAAATCTTCTCAAGAATTACTAGAGCAAGCTTTGTGGGGTGCCAATGAAGCGATTTTGCAAGATCAGCAAAATCATCCCGAACGTGCCGACATGGGTACAACA
This window contains:
- a CDS encoding DUF6825 family protein → MSNPLVQAFFVGRAVAEVVNERLEVALTDALSDLGKFDAEAREQLRQFTEEVLERANRSAEAANSDQATSSGQTSSDSGDLQADIDELRAEIALLRTELQHYRRTSA
- a CDS encoding serine/threonine-protein kinase, whose amino-acid sequence is MNSYPYPDFSEHGYQVLRELGRNREGGRITWLASKVDTGEQVVVKQFCFAQAGSSWSGFKAYEKEIQFLQELNHRGIPHYLSSFDRPDGFCLVQEYINAPSLAETRSFAPEEIKQIAVKALGILVYLQNRIPPIIHRDIKPENILVDEQLNVYIIDFGFARIGSQEVAASSVFRGTPGFIPPEQMFKPTDATDLYALGATLICLLTGIKSTKIDQLQDREDPYLIKFQHLLPQLSLRFLGWLTKIVQPLHKNRFSNAQSALEALKPLDVIRLPEVDFSETVLEFKANKLGEKLTQSITIENPISDTLLQGRWEVAPHPHDPPHTPDNHAWISLTPTQFNVNYTRCQVEVDTSKLMADKQYKRQLILHSNAYPATHTLTVKVQTAALPIEKRKIRSDDLIRLFLMTVVVAVFTIGFITYAASAVASLLLQTYGYGGILYIGISLLMYSSWVGYEQLKITGSVIKAVVVAVVVVVSFAVVIAVGWTVAFAAIKAVGIAVGMAVGGTVGIVSIAIAGSMAVGMPINRAINRAIDLAEDSFTTVLILLTLGFGASFGTGIMAGFLNPLVLLSLTGTSLPALSMLLYSPLKRRKLIAKYCQSEESLIKP
- a CDS encoding AarF/ABC1/UbiB kinase family protein → MEQGYSDKAYRWNREKYSSRRRFVDIWSFVLTLLFKLWLYNKSWSYPGGVSDVKQAARRKTQAVWIRNTLLDLGPTFIKVGQLFSTRADIFPGEYVEELAKLQDKVPAFSYEQVEATIEKELGKKIPELFQNFEPIPLAAASLGQVHKAVLHTGESVVVKVQRPGLKKLFEIDLQILKGITRYFQNHPKWGRGRDWLGIYEECCRILWEEIDYLNEGRNADTFRRNFRGYDWVNVPRVYWRYASSRVLTLEYLPGIKISQYEALEAAGLDRKAIARQGAQAYLLQLLNSGFFHADPHPGNIAISASGALIFYDFGMMGRIKSNVREGLMQTLFGIAQKDGDRVVQSLIDLGAIAPTDDMGPVRRSVQYMLDHFMDKPFENQSVAAISDDLYEIAYNQPFRFPATFTFVMRAFSTLEGVGKGLDPEFNFMEVAKPYAMQLMTDMNGSEGNTFINELSRQAAQVSSTAFGLPRRLEDTLEKLERGDMRLRVRSIETERLLRRQSSIQLSMSYALLISGFTLSATILVVSNHVWWALLPGLIALGISVILIRLLLRLDRYDRMY